The following is a genomic window from Rutidosis leptorrhynchoides isolate AG116_Rl617_1_P2 chromosome 8, CSIRO_AGI_Rlap_v1, whole genome shotgun sequence.
GTTAGACTTGCGAATAATATCCATGAACATTACCcgtaatctccatagctataacccattgttttcttagctctatcccgctcgaaaagcttgttttgaaaataacttgctcatgacctcgtcgtagtattttatgtataataatactaataataatactcctaattataagattaataataatattaatcttaataataataataataataataataataataataataataataataataataataataataataataataataataacaataacaataacaataacaataacaataacaataacaataacaataacaataacaataataacaataataataataataataataataataataataataataataataataataataataataataataataataataataataataataataataaatatagagagcagagattgagatatatgtgtgtgtgtgtgtcgaacaaactggccaatttatagaatgtttctgaatcctgactgccatgcgatcgcatgggttttatgcctatttctcatgcgatcgcatggccccaaaatccagctcacaattttttgttgttttgtttgtcgacatatttttataatatatataatttatattaattaattatatattatattatattcacgtgcatagttgacttttaatttttggtccgatgactcgtacgtttacgctcgactaatgtctcagttctggtttctcgaatgcatttttgtatgcttagaaaacttgtactttacgtttcgtgattcgtacctttgtcaaaatataattataaattatcaataaactatattactcaaagtataacttatacattttagtaatttggtcatttgcttctataaatcaactcctcgttgtttattaaaatataattaataatatcgaaacgttttatatctaattcaattctatgcattatcacattgtaaaatatatattttcgtttagaaaaatataaatttgtatataatatttatttatcaaacggaacaataaatgggtgttactattgtttacaaaaataatttcgaaccttaatatatatatatatatatatatatatatatatatatatatatatatatacaatatatataaatactttttctatacacgttgcaagttatttatatatcaaatacagtcaaaaaggaaagatttcttaaatcaaggtggacctctcaacaaagacttatcacaatacttacgggatttataattgttgaaatatctgctaatccaatcgttggtattatcttctaattccgtagatgaatatattaagcatatattaagACAATTacgtttaatctaaaatattatacatttaatactttgttaacgttttcaagttatatatatatatatatatatatatatatatatatatatatatatatatatatatatatatatatatatatatatatatatatatatatatatatatatatatatatatatatatatatattcatatccatttatatattcgttcgtgaatcgtcgagcatagtcaaaagggtaattgaatatatgaacatagttccaaaattttcgagactcaacattacaaactttgcttatcatgtcggaatcatataaagattaagtttaaatttggtcgaaaatttccgggttgtcacacgagTGCAACTGTGTTGTTCCCAGCCACACCAGAAAAGTTGACTATGGGGCTAGCGGTCAAACCGATGCTGGTACTGATTCCAGCATGCTCATGCAAGTATTGAAGTTCAACCTGTAGAAGAATTTTCTCAAATTTAACTGACATGTATGTAACCCAACATAAAATGTCATGGGGTGTAACTGTGCAATGTACCTTGCCAGAATTTTGATCAGGAACAACAAAGCTGAGAATCGTCTTAAGAAGTGGTGCAGGCTCATCAATAGTAATGTTTGTGAAAACCTACATGATAGTCATATAGTCAACAAATTTTTTCCTAACAAGAATTGGTACAGAATATCCACATAGTTTTGGCAGCAAATCCACACAGTTACTAAAAGAATGGAAGAATCCGAACAAGGATCAATGCAAAAAGGAACAAAAAGTCGAGaaatacttgtatgatattatcaACACTAGTATTTAAATCAGTTTAGCAACTCAATAGTTTTTATGATTCATGAAGatcagaaaaacaattgaaaaattGTTACCTTAGAGCCTATGTCCACTTTGATATCAGTCGTTATGTTTTTGCAGATCAGCTTCGAGTTGACATCAGCCAAAAAGAAGTCGCCTTTCTTAGCTCCAGATGAGGTGATagactgtaatatatatatatatatatatatatatatatatatatatatatatatatatatatatatatatatatatatataaccgagaTCAAATTACCATATAGATTATATATAGAGTGCTGCAACATTTTCTAACTCACGAGTTAGAGAAACAACAGATGATAAAAGTACAAACATTGAATCACAATTCACCATGGCTAGCTGATTGACAAGCAAAAACGATTCAAATAGTCTATTTGGATGCAATGCAACCCATATACAAAAAAGTTTATAGTTCTTGTAACAGTGTGAATGTCCAAGGAAACAAACAGTACGATTTTTCAATACCAACAGGTGATAAATTTAGAGGAAGGCATAACTACTCATTGATCCAATAATCAATGTAACACACCGGCGGAAAAATAAATTAGACACATACTTTTTTATATATTCAGTGACACGACATGAGCAAGTTTAGTGACAAATTGTAAAGCTATGACTTCAAGATATATTCCAGTTCAAGTCGAATACTCACAACGTATAAAATGTATGTTCTACGTTCTGCACATGGAATGAGCATATACACGTTCAAAACGGAAAATAAAAAGCCAATCACCATACTTTTAATTCAGTGGAGTACAATTTTTTTAAACGAGTAACGCTACATAGGCCTATAATGCATGCCTAAACAAATGGCAAATCCATACAATATTCAAGATATGTATTTCACTCTTCTTTTTCTCatcatttaatttaatttattctaACATGTGTATATTGTAAGTTAACCTGATTATATTAAGTTCAAACAATCTAACACCTAGATTTAGCGTCTACATCACAATAACCTAATTGTAGCCTGCTAATTTCAATCTCAAACAATCCATACAATAACCACATGCACAATCAAAaatacataaatttaagaatacatatgtgtatatttattttatacatatacaaacttacacataaatatatagatatagagaCTTACAATTCCGTTGGCGGTGTATGTTGTAAGAGAAAACTTATGGTCACTCTGGTAATCTCTGTACAAaagatcttaaaaaaaaaaaaaaatagtgattATACTCATAAGCAACAAAAAAATAAAATCAAATTCAAGCATCAGTTCATTTTAAGACGAATCTCTTTTTagtttttgaaaagcaagatataCTATTATTGATATACTATAATTACAGAGTCAAATGCGGAGTATCAATTAAGTAAAACGCAAACACATACATGAACATGTAGATATAGAAACACAATAAGTAAATATACATGAaatttcaaatataatatagcaaaAAAGGAAAAAAAACCGACGAAGATAGTATATAACAGTATCAATTAACTAAAACGCAAACGCATAATCAATACGTAAAATTCGATGTACAAAATAATTTAGAAAATGACGATAATATAGCGTTCACCTCGCGCTTTTTTGCCGATATCGGGATAGAGACCTGTCCTTTCGCCATTTTTGTTCGAGAAATTTGAGTGTGTGTTTTGTGTGTTCGTGTGTGAGAGAGAGGGCGAAAGGCTTCGTTGTGTATACAACGTGCTGAACAGAATCGGTGCGGGTGAAGTTATTTTCAAATCAGGGATCTGTAGTTTGTGAATTGCTCATAATTAGTCCTCTAAATCCAAAATATTTTGTAAAAGGTACGAAAGTTTTTATATATACACGAAATGCCCCCTGGAgttatttgtacttaaaagaattcATGTATTTTAATATTAACACTTCTGCCTTTCCCAAAAAATATCTCTGAAAATGAATCCTTGCCGGCCTCCTTCTTTCTTCAAGATGTTGCTTGATCCATCTGCCCATCATTTGGTATAtacatacaaaaataaaaataaaattgtaaAATGTTAttgttagtgtttttttttttttttttagtttttttgttGCGTTTAATGaggttatttatatttattagtatttttTATTCATGCAGTCATTGCCATCTGAATTTGTGAGCATGCACTTGAAGAACAAAATCCCAACGGATCCGCTACTAAGATCTGCAGATGGATGTCATTCTTGGAGACTAAAGTTAAACAAGATTGGTGAAAATTACTGTTTTACCCATGGGTGGAACAATGTAGTTCAAGACAAACTGTTAGGTGCTGGGGACCTTCTTGTCTTTTGGCTTGTTAACCAGTCCACTTTCAAAATGTTAATTTATAGTCCAAATGGTTGTGAGAAAATTGTGCCCCCCAAAAAGCAGGTTGAACATGTTGATGTTGAAGTTCATGATGTTACTGATGATGGTAGTGGTGATGATGATGTTGAAGATGGAAGTGATGATCCTTCTTTTACAACGATTATGACAATAACCCACAACAGTAAACTGGTAAGATTTGATGCATTATATTGCAAAATAGTGATATTATTCCAATATTTGGTGATCATTTCTGTATATTATAATAACTTTTGAAAGATTTATTTTTAAATACTAAGCTTGGGAACACAAATTATTTTACTTTCTCCTAGGTTCTCTTCCTTAAgagtctttttatttttttcttgtaAAACATTTGCTTGTAAACAAGTCAATCAACATTATTGGTTGTTGGTTTTTAAACAGCGGCTTCCGGCTCACTTTGTTGGGTTACCCGGAATGATTGATTATGGAAGCATAATTGTAAAGGATTTGGAGGGAAAGGAGTGGCCAGTGACGCCGCGGTTGGACAAATCGTTCAGGTCATCAGAAAGGTACTATTTAGCGTCTGGGTGGCGTGATTTCGTGCGTAGCCATAAGTTATCGGTAGGAGATAAATGCGTATTTAAGTTCATTAGAAGTGAAGGTAAGATATGTCTAACAAAAATTACTAGGAACAAAAGCTCACAACCACACCAGCCAACTCTGTTGACCAACCGCGTGAAGAGGAAGAGGGGTCTGCGAGAACACGATAGTGATGCTCATGTGAAAAGTGAAGATGAATGTGTGGAGGTGGTGAATGGACCACGTGGAACGCCACCTCTGCAAAAATCCCGtgtcgtttatttttaaaatcgttTGATGAAATGTGCAGTAACTTTTAGTGTTTGGTGTATGACTTTGTTTGATGAAATGTACAATAACTTTTATTGTAGGTGTATGACTTTTATGTACGATGTTTTCCTGTGTCTGGGAAATATGTGAAATATATGAATGACATCAAAATCTTAAGATGAGTATATTTAAGTTTGTTAGAACAGGCTTTGTACAAAGTATGACATGTTGTAATCTGCCACACACATATAATAATCTAGTTTACGTACATGTTATCTAAATTTAAAGAGTAAGACTAGATATTTGTTGATCGCGTTCTCATGCTTACCGAACTAAAACCACTTAACTTTTTCACTTTCTTTCGATCCATCTCATTTCTCAACCTTTCAACATCCTTCCACCTTCCCTCCCCTGCATATATACTTGACAAAACAACAAACGGTATTGAGCTTTCAGGATCCAAATCCGAAAGTAATTTAGCCACTTCTTCCCCTATTTTCACATTCGAATGAAACTTACACGCACCAATCAAAGAATCAAGAACTGACCCTGAAACTTCAGGTATTTTCATCAACAACCCCCGAGCTTCATCCAACCAACCACATCTACCCAACATATCTATCAAACACGCGTAATGCTCAGCACTCGGAACCATTTTGTAACGTTTCATCAAATTAAAAATTTCCAAACCTTTATCGACTTTTCCCGTGTGACTACAAAGAGATAAAACACAATTAAACGTCGAAGAATTTGGTTTTACGTTCTCTTTTTGCATCCACTCAAACATGTCAAAAGCAGCTTCACTCTCCCCATTTTTTCCATACCCCGATATCATTGCATTCCAAATTACTGGATCTCTCGGTTTTATATCAAACTGGTCAAATACCAAAAACGCCCACGAAGATCTACCACATTTCATGTACATATTAATAAGTGCAGTTGCAAGAAACTCATCTTTATCAATACTTTTTCGAATAACATAACCATGTATTTCTTTTCCACTCAATAATGAAGATATTGATGCACAAGCTGACAATAAACTCGTTAACGTGTTCAAACTTGACAATTCTCCAGTGGACTGCATTTTTCGAAAGAACAAAAACGCTTCGTGGTTTTTTCCAAGATTTGAGAACCCGTTTATCATTGTATTCCAAGTTACCGAATCCGGTTTAACTCCGTTAGACTCTAACATCGTAAACAACCCGATCGCATTTTCGCTCTCTCCATTTAACAGCATCCCGGATATCATAGAATTCCACGTAATCAAACTCCTTACA
Proteins encoded in this region:
- the LOC139862639 gene encoding pentatricopeptide repeat-containing protein At2g02750 translates to MSKNISKLVTTGFYTEALSLFSYLHYQSHPLSKFTFPYLLKSCSKLKLISYGQMLHAHVTKTGFNSDIYTATSLTDMYMKFQFLDSALKVFDEITEPTTTSINVLVSGFSQHGCYEKGFDVFKRVSEYGVRPDSVTLSTLLSGCNIAVRDGQQVHCLAVKIGVEADIYVATTLITMYCNCKHLMTASVVFEQTLDKNVACCNAFVTGLVRNQVFQRVLEVFKEMLECLIPKPNTITFISVLSACSDLKFLKFGTQVHGLLVKENLGLDMLVGTALLVLYSKCGYWHHAYDVFKELRDVRSLITWNSMISGMLLNGESENAIGLFTMLESNGVKPDSVTWNTMINGFSNLGKNHEAFLFFRKMQSTGELSSLNTLTSLLSACASISSLLSGKEIHGYVIRKSIDKDEFLATALINMYMKCGRSSWAFLVFDQFDIKPRDPVIWNAMISGYGKNGESEAAFDMFEWMQKENVKPNSSTFNCVLSLCSHTGKVDKGLEIFNLMKRYKMVPSAEHYACLIDMLGRCGWLDEARGLLMKIPEVSGSVLDSLIGACKFHSNVKIGEEVAKLLSDLDPESSIPFVVLSSIYAGEGRWKDVERLRNEMDRKKVKKLSGFSSVSMRTRSTNI
- the LOC139862640 gene encoding B3 domain-containing protein REM5-like, which produces MNPCRPPSFFKMLLDPSAHHLSLPSEFVSMHLKNKIPTDPLLRSADGCHSWRLKLNKIGENYCFTHGWNNVVQDKLLGAGDLLVFWLVNQSTFKMLIYSPNGCEKIVPPKKQVEHVDVEVHDVTDDGSGDDDVEDGSDDPSFTTIMTITHNSKLRLPAHFVGLPGMIDYGSIIVKDLEGKEWPVTPRLDKSFRSSERYYLASGWRDFVRSHKLSVGDKCVFKFIRSEGKICLTKITRNKSSQPHQPTLLTNRVKRKRGLREHDSDAHVKSEDECVEVVNGPRGTPPLQKSRVVYF